The sequence below is a genomic window from Lepus europaeus isolate LE1 chromosome 20, mLepTim1.pri, whole genome shotgun sequence.
ggagaCCCCGAGGGCGGGCACCAGCCAGCCGCTGGCTTGGATccgcagggccgggccgggcagaGAGGCTGCCCGGCTGCAACCAGAGCGCTACACCGGGCAACGAGCAGGACGGAGCTGAGGTTCATTCgttcattccttccttcattcattcaatccTGAGCGGCTGATGCTGGAGATCAGttacccttattttttttttttaaagatttattgattgatttgaaagagagagagaggtcttccatctgctggttcactccccagatggccacaacggtcagagctgggccaatctgaagccaggagccaggagctccatccgggtctcccatgcaggtgcaggggctcaaggacttgggccatcttctactgctttcccaggccacagcagagagctggatgggaagtggagcagccgggactcgaacccgcgccccatgggatgccggcgctgcaggtggcacagtgccccccccccactgccctcTCTCCCGGGAAGCGCAAGGCCAACCCCCACCCTGACCTTGGCCGCCCTGCAGCCTTAGGCTGATTAGCGGGGGCCTTAAGCCGCCGTCCTAAAGGCCCCGCTTCGCCAGCCCCGGGTACCCAGAGCCGGCCATGGCCGCCTTGTTCTCCGGCCGCGTCTTGATCCGGAACAACAGCGAGCAGGACGAGCTGGAGACGGACGCGGAGCTGAGCCGCCGGCTGGACAaccggctgctgctgctgttcttcGGCGCGGCCGCCTGCCCGCGCTGCCAGGCCTTTGCGCCCGTGCTCAAGGACTTCTTCGTGCGGCTCACCGACGAGTTCTACGTGCTGCGGGCGGCGCAGCTGGCGCTGGTGTACGTGTCCCAGGACCGCAcggaggagcagcagggccagtTCCTCAAGGACATGCCCGAGAAGTGGCTCTTCCTGCCCTTCGAGGACGCCTGGCGGAGGTGAGCCCGgcgggctgcctggaggaggggccctCTCCCGGGAGAGgaatcatctttaaaaagatgtatttattggggccggcgcggtggcgcaGCGGGAAAAGCCACagcctttggtgctggcatcccagagggaccctggttcgaatcccggctgcttcacttccggtccagctccctgctatggcctgggaaagcagtagaagatggccccagtccttgggcccccgaacccgcgtgggagacctgagtggagctcctggctcctggctttggattggtgcagctctggccgttgaggccccACCCTGACTTTGGCTGCCCCTGTAGCCTAAGCCcagagcttggagctccatccgggtctcccccgtgggcgaAAGGACCCACAACACTTGGGCCGCCAttgctgcctcccctggtctgCGTTGTCGGGAATCCGGGCCTCTGCCACGCGGGATGCACCCATGGAACCGCTGGGCCCCACGCACAGCTGTCCATGCacagcaggtgcaagggtcctGTGGCGAGAGCCCGCCCTGGGTGTCCCAGAACAAGACCTGCAgtgcacacagcaggcgctcagCAAGGTGCAGGGAGCGGGCTGGGGGCACTCCCCGCCCCGGGGCCCGCACTGAGCCGCGCCTGCCCCGCAGGGAcctggggcgccagttctgtgtGGAGCGCCTGCCGGCCGTGGTGGTGCTGAAGCCGGGCGGGGACGTGCTCACTCGGGACGCGGCCGCCGAGATCCAGCGTCTGGGCCCCGCCTGCTTCGCCAACTGGCAGGAGGCGTCCGAGGTGCTGGACCGCAGCTTCCTACCGCCCGAGGACCTGGACGACCCCGCGCCGCGGAGCCTCACCGAGCCCCTGCGCCGCTGCAAGTACCGCGTGGAGCGGCCGCGGCGGGGCGCGGAGGCCGCGGGGGGCGCGGCCTGGGGGCTGGACTGAAAGCGccaggggtgggggcgtggggggTGGGCAACGGCGGAGCAGGCGGGCGGCACCCGCGCTGAGACCCGCACCCTGGGTTcgagccccgccccggcccagcccctggccctgccgctccccgcccccgcccctggctTCCCCTTAGCTCGGCCCCAGCTGCGGGCGGGGCGTGTGCGGGGGTGCGGGTGGGGTGCATCCGCGCGTGGGTGTCTGTCCCTCGAAGTAGTCAACA
It includes:
- the NXNL1 gene encoding nucleoredoxin-like protein 1 — translated: MAALFSGRVLIRNNSEQDELETDAELSRRLDNRLLLLFFGAAACPRCQAFAPVLKDFFVRLTDEFYVLRAAQLALVYVSQDRTEEQQGQFLKDMPEKWLFLPFEDAWRRDLGRQFCVERLPAVVVLKPGGDVLTRDAAAEIQRLGPACFANWQEASEVLDRSFLPPEDLDDPAPRSLTEPLRRCKYRVERPRRGAEAAGGAAWGLD